Proteins from a genomic interval of Rosa chinensis cultivar Old Blush chromosome 2, RchiOBHm-V2, whole genome shotgun sequence:
- the LOC112186900 gene encoding probable WRKY transcription factor 3, giving the protein MAAKHQDSISAPQPQRPVITLPPRPSAEALFGGGSGASPGPMTLVSSFFSDSGCDSEFRSFSQLLAGAMGSPLGQARPIVFGQNQNPVGKEGGGSENGGEKSSGFKQGRPMNLMVTHSPLFTVPPGMSPSGLLNSPAGFFAPPSPFGISHQQALAHVTALAQSNMQMQADYQSSLVAAPTESQTSNPPSNPNEASQQQTAPSTSELGSSMVQSSEASHPDKKYPSSHATDKPADDRYNWRKYGQKQVKGSEYPRSYYKCTHLNCPVKKKVERSPTGEITEIIYKGQHNHDPPQPNKRAKDGGGQNGHMDSQPKLENGLQRRVGDSNRSSEAVPERDYEHAQTAPVQLPSDSEDLGDAETREEGDVDEPNPKRRNIDGVASEVALPHKTVTEPKIIVQTRSEVDLLDDGYRWRKYGQKVVKGNPHPRSYYKCTYNGCNVRKHVERAAGDPKAVITTYEGKHNHDVPAARNSSHNIANNNASQFKPPTVVAAEKHPLLKGREFGNNDQRPVLLQLKEEQIAV; this is encoded by the exons ATGGCGGCTAAACACCAGGACTCAATTTCAGCACCGCAACCTCAGCGGCCGGTAATAACACTCCCTCCGAGGCCTTCGGCGGAGGCCCTTTTCGGCGGCGGATCTGGAGCCAGCCCGGGTCCGATGACCCTGGTCTCAAGCTTCTTCTCCGACTCAGGTTGTGACTCCGAGTTCAGGTCCTTCTCTCAGCTTCTTGCTGGAGCTATGGGGTCGCCTTTGGGGCAAGCCAGGCCAATCGTGTTTGGACAGAACCAAAACCCAGTTGGTAAAGAAGGTGGTGGCTCTGAAAATGGAGGTGAGAAGAGTTCTGGGTTTAAGCAGGGTAGGCCTATGAATTTGATGGTGACTCACTCGCCATTGTTTACTGTCCCACCTGGGATGAGCCCCTCCGGGTTGCTTAACTCTCCCGCGGGGTTCTTTGCACCTCCG AGCCCATTTGGAATTTCACACCAGCAGGCCTTGGCACATGTCACTGCACTAGCTCAATCTAATATGCAGATGCAAGCTGATTATCAATCTTCTTTAGTAGCAGCTCCCACAGAGTCGCAGACAAGTAATCCGCCCTCAAACCCCAATGAAGCTTCTCAACAGCAGACAGCACCCTCAACATCTGAACTTGGAAGTTCTATGGTGCAATCATCAGAGGCCTCTCATCCTGATAAAAAATACCCTTCATCCCATGCCACTGATAAACCTGCAGATGATCGTTATAACTGGCGAAAATATGGGCAGAAGCAGGTTAAGGGCAGTGAATATCCGCGAAGCTACTATAAATGCACACATCTGAACTGTCCTGTCAAAAAGAAAGTTGAGCGTTCTCCTACTGGCGAAATAACTGAGATTATCTACAAAGGGCAACATAACCATGATCCACCTCAACCCAATAAACGTGCAAAAGATGGTGGTGGTCAGAATGGACATATGGATTCTCAGCCTAAGCTTGAAAATGGTTTACAAAGAAGGGTTGGAGATTCAAACAGGTCTTCTGAAGCTGTGCCTGAGAGGGATTATGAGCACGCTCAAACTGCTCCTGTGCAGTTACCAAGTGACAGTGAAGACTTGGGTGATGCGGAAACCAGAGAAGAAGGGGATGTTGATGAACCTAATCCAAAGAGAAG GAACATTGATGGTGTTGCATCTGAGGTAGCTTTGCCTCACAAGACGGTGACAGAACCTAAAATCATTGTGCAAACAAGGAGTGAAGTTGATCTTCTTGATGATGGTTACAGGTGGAGAAAGTATGGGCAGAAAGTAGTCAAAGGGAATCCTCATCCAAG AAGTTATTACAAGTGCACATACAACGGATGCAATGTGAGGAAGCATGTTGAGAGAGCTGCCGGTGACCCCAAAGCTGTCATAACCACATACGAGGGGAAACACAACCACGATGTTCCAGCAGCTAGAAACAGTAGCCACAACATAGCCAATAACAATGCCTCACAGTTCAAGCCACCCACAGTTGTGGCAGCCGAGAAGCATCCCCTACTTAAAGGGAGAGAGTTTGGCAACAATGACCAGAGACCGGTACTTCTTCAGCTGAAAGAAGAACAAATTGCCGTGTAA
- the LOC112183654 gene encoding uncharacterized protein LOC112183654: protein MASTYSCCSLSLPPIPNSLNLNKTQLFPTRHYTPNPFSGSISTPGIRATNSSSPSTAVQEALKASEEAMSIENLQSFVKVNLGKWNGSFFQFDAFGNLLHNVNTKLSASSYGEDQLLSLIQTLYIKQATSSGYEDEEEWAEYKIKETNMFTVDKYQQIGFFPNERAFSLRYQTAGMLETVLRQGVLGEDDTGEEHPKNLKLPSRQPSIVCESCLYSLEKDMRVRAFHIMDPKGISEMLLIFLEERGDGVLLPPSIDNTVESTDRILPFLGKWKGHSITKRSGVYGSTMAEADTVASLEIDDNGQIIQDITSTSAAGDVTTNVPWTGIKSDNLVTFNGGYQMILLPGGMYMGCPCDVGKNVAESISFHLEFCWVESPGKRQRLVRTYDVEGLAVSTTYFYETKF, encoded by the exons ATGGCTTCCACTTACAGCTGTTGTTCACTTTCACTCCCTCCCATACCCAATTCGCTAAACCTCAACAAAACCCAACTCTTTCCCACAAGGCATTACACCCCAAACCCGTTTTCCGGCTCCATTTCCACACCCGGAATCCGAGCTACGAACTCATCATCGCCGTCTACGGCAGTTCAAGAAGCTCTCAAGGCCAGCGAGGAAGCAATGAGCATTGAGAATCTTCAGAGCTTCGTTAAAGTCAACTTGGGCAAGTGGAATGGTTCCTTCTTT CAATTTGATGCTTTCGGGAATCTGTTGCATAATGTGAATACCAAGCTTTCGGCTAGTTCTTATGGAGAAGATCAACTCCTCAGTCTCATTCAAAC ATTATATATTAAACAAGCTACATCAAGTGGATATGAAGATGAGGAAGAATGGGCAGAATACAAAATTAAGGAAACCAACATGTTTACTGTGGACAAATATCAACAG ATTGGCTTCTTCCCCAATGAGAGAGCATTTTCTCTAAGGTACCAGACGGCTGGCATGTTAGAAACTGTGTTAAGACAAGGGGTTCTTGGGGAAGATGACACTGGTGAAGAACATCCAAA AAATCTAAAGCTTCCCTCCCGTCAGCCATCTATTGTATGTGAGAGTTGTCTATATTCACTCGAAAAAGATATGCGAGTAAGAGCATTCCATATCATGGACCCAAAAGGTATTAGCGAGATGCTTCTTATCTTCCTTGAGGAAAGAGGTGATGGGGTGCTTCTTCCTCCTTCCATTGACaatactgtg GAAAGCACAGATAGGATTTTGCCATTTCTTGGTAAGTGGAAAGGTCATTCCATAACAAAAAGAAGTGGTGTTTATGGATCAACAATGGCTGAAGCTGATACTGTAGCGTCGCTTGAAATAGATGACAACGGCCAAATTATTCAG GACATTACTTCCACCTCTGCTGCTGGTGATGTTACCACTAATGTGCCGTGGACGGGCATCAAGTCAGACAATTTGGTTACGTTTAATGGAGGTTACCAGATGATACTATTGCCTGGTGGCATGTACATGGGATGCCCATGTGATGTAGGCAAGAATGTTGCGGaatccatatcattccattTGGAGTTCTGTTGGGTTGAGTCCCCCGGCAAGAGACAAAGATTAGTTCGCACTTATGATGTTGAAGGTTTGGCTGTCTCTACAACTTACTTCTATGAGACAAAATTTTGA
- the LOC112186894 gene encoding probable serine/threonine-protein kinase At1g54610 produces the protein MGCISSKQAAPGSPCIEYSAALTKNGSVVLEPSVSNKKNKNTSHLNTSHCSELRNNGSSKRSSNSFNKKDQTDQNQNVQDKDKDKEKPSDDHKNKELKKSKKEGNGKAGFSFKLGFSHRSLESEQVAAGWPSWLSAAAGEAIYGWVPLKADAYEKLEKIGQGTYSSVFRAREVETGRILALKKVRFDNFQPESIRFMAREIMILRRLDHPNIMKLEGIITSRSSSSIYLVFEYMEHDLAGLVAANDIKFSDVQVKCYMRQLFSAVEHCHLRGIMHRDIKASNILVNNEGILKLADFGLANVVNSKSNQPLTSRVVTLWYRPPELLMGATEYGVSVDLWSVGCVFAELYLGKPVLKGRTEVEQLHKIFKLCGSPPEDYWKNSKLPHATMFKPQYSYESSLRERCKEFPTTSVDLLQTLLSVEPYNRGTASSALMSEYFRTKPYACDPAKLPKYPPTKEMDAKSREDAQKKKHGPRGRETAAKKPRRFRKTLQETNSAKLAPKEDRQDDNSSQLSRRNHGGYPHILRPKASLLRRDSQTAAFDTVSENYELNAPEGDSTFSSAAGAQAGAGSGFAWAKRRNAEFSTKSVVSDGSKSQFSVLDTTFAKSAFDLSKPGNENGKTIRKMRTFDGSELFCADGPEEDDVENNMNHKSVDKHVIEYSGPLLSQHGRIDEHLRRNESHLRHVARRSRFEREAEPAPSR, from the exons ATGGGTTGCATCAGCTCGAAGCAGGCGGCTCCGGGGTCTCCATGTATTGAGTATTCGGCGGCCCTGACCAAGAATGGCTCTGTTGTTCTCGAGCCTTCCGTGAGcaacaagaaaaacaagaatacTAGTCATCTTAATACGTCTCATTGTTCCGAATTGCGAAACAACGGCAGTAGTAAGAGAAGCAGCAATAGTTTTAACAAGAAGGATCAGACTGATCAGAATCAGAATGTTCAGGACAAGGACAAGGACAAGGAGAAGCCGTCCGACGATCACAAGAACAAGGAGCTGAAGAAGTCCAAAAAGGAGGGTAATGGGAAAGCTGGTTTTAGCTTCAAGTTGGGTTTCTCTCATAGATCTTTGGAGAGTGAACAGGTCGCCGCCGGCTGGCCTTCTTGGCTCAGCGCCGCTGCCGGAGAAGCCATCTACGGTTGGGTGCCCCTCAAAGCTGACGCTTAcgaaaaattggagaag ATTGGGCAAGGAACATACAGCAGTGTATTCAGAGCACGTGAAGTTGAAACAGGGAGGATTCTTGCACTTAAGAAAGTGCGTTTTGACAACTTTCAACCAGAGAGTATTAGGTTTATGGCTCGCGAGATTATGATTCTTCGTAGGCTTGATCATCCTAACATCATGAAACTGGAGGGGATAATAACATCTCGATCATCGAGTAGCATATACCTAGTGTTTGAGTACATGGAGCATGATCTGGCTGGACTAGTAGCTGCTAATGACATCAAATTCAGTGACGTGCAG GTTAAATGCTATATGAGGCAGCTATTCTCTGCAGTCGAGCATTGTCATTTGAGAGGTATTATGCATCGAGACATCAAGGCGTCGAATATATTGGTAAACAATGAAGGGATTTTGAAGTTGGCAGATTTTGGATTGGCAAATGTGGTAAACTCAAAAAgcaatcaaccactaacaagtAGGGTGGTGACCTTGTGGTATCGTCCTCCCGAACTCTTGATGGGGGCAACGGAGTATGGAGTATCTGTGGATCTCTGGAGTGTGGGCTGTGTGTTTGCAGAACTCTATCTAGGGAAGCCTGTTCTTAAAGGAAGAACTGAG GTTGAACAATTACACAAAATTTTCAAGCTTTGTGGTTCTCCACCTGAAGATTACTGGAAGAACTCAAAGCTTCCTCACGCAACAATGTTTAAACCTCAGTATTCTTATGAAAGTTCTCTTAGGGAAAGATGTAAGGAATTTCCAACCACATCGGTGGACTTGTTACAAACACTTCTTTCAGTAGAACCTTACAACCGCGGAACTGCCTCCTCTGCCCTTATGTCTGAG TATTTCAGAACAAAGCCTTATGCTTGCGATCCAGCAAAGTTGCCGAAGTATCCTCCCACCAAGGAAATGGATGCTAAAAGTCGTGAGGATGCACagaa GAAAAAGCATGGTCCTCGAGGACGAGAGACAGCGGCCAAAAAACCAAGGAGATTCCGAAAGACTTTGCAAGAGACCAACTCTGCAAAGTTAGCACCAAAAGAG GATAGACAAGACGATAACAGTAGCCAATTATCTCGTAGAAATCATGGCGGTTACCCCCACATTCTAAGGCCAAAAGCAAGTCTTCTGCGTAGAGATTCTCAAACAGCGGCATTTGATACAGTTTCAGAGAACTACGAGTTGAATGCACCCGAAGGAGACAGCACATTCTCCTCTGCTGCAGGCGCACAAGCAGGAGCTGGAAGCGGCTTTGCATGGGCTAAAAGGCGAAACGCAGAATTCAGTACTAAATCCGTGGTTTCAGATGGCTCGAAAAGCCAATTCAGTGTGTTAGATACAACTTTCGCCAAGAGTGCATTTGACTTGTCGAAACCAGGGAATGAAAATGGCAAGACAATCCGAAAGATGCGAACTTTTGATGGATCGGAACTTTTCTGTGCAGATGGTCCCGAAGAAGACGATGTAGAAAACAATATG AATCACAAGTCAGTAGACAAACATGTTATCGAGTACTCGGGTCCATTACTATCCCAACATGGTAGAATCGATGAACACTTACGAAGAAACGAGAGTCATCTTCGTCATGTGGCTCGCAGATCAAGGTTCGAAAGAG AAGCAGAACCAGCACCCTCACGGTGA